A single genomic interval of Sulfurovum sp. TSL6 harbors:
- a CDS encoding DUF2202 domain-containing protein, with protein sequence MKRSLVKSLWVVSTVFSVVGCGGGSSSVVETSELPIEVEIAIDAPVSKLSQELTDTLAYMGNEERLAYDVYNVLYAQYGTEQFTKIATNGEYQHITAVQELIQKYKLSDDVNFTNIDLPPLGYMNSSIEDMEAGTYDIAVIQKLYDDLVAQGSTSEIDALKVGCIIEVVDVNDLNRDIALAESEGATDIVTVFNFLRDGSYNHYWSFDKGLKNQNVADGCCSLGTEYCHPEYPNSK encoded by the coding sequence ATGAAAAGAAGTTTAGTAAAAAGTTTGTGGGTTGTCAGTACAGTTTTTAGTGTAGTTGGTTGTGGAGGTGGATCTTCTAGTGTGGTAGAAACATCTGAACTACCTATAGAAGTAGAAATTGCGATAGATGCACCTGTTTCAAAATTGTCTCAAGAGTTAACTGATACACTTGCGTATATGGGAAATGAAGAAAGACTTGCCTATGATGTCTATAATGTATTGTATGCACAATATGGAACAGAACAATTTACAAAAATTGCTACCAATGGAGAATATCAACATATCACCGCAGTACAAGAGCTTATTCAAAAATATAAATTGAGTGATGATGTGAATTTTACCAATATTGATCTACCGCCATTAGGCTATATGAACTCGAGTATAGAAGATATGGAAGCAGGAACATATGACATTGCAGTCATACAAAAACTTTATGATGATCTTGTTGCACAAGGTTCTACATCTGAGATAGATGCGTTGAAAGTAGGATGTATTATTGAAGTAGTAGATGTAAATGATTTGAACCGTGATATTGCATTAGCAGAGTCTGAAGGTGCAACAGATATTGTTACAGTATTTAATTTCTTACGTGATGGTAGCTATAATCATTACTGGTCATTTGATAAAGGGCTTAAAAATCAAAATGTTGCTGATGGTTGTTGTTCACTTGGCACTGAATATTGTCATCCTGAGTACCCAAATTCAAAGTAA
- a CDS encoding TonB-dependent receptor, with translation MKKGIYLSLACSLWMNAAEVELETINVATKVDTEVVKDVSGEDIKSADLAEALFKQSASVSLGRRSGIANDIILRGQKKDNINITIDGAKVYGACPNRMDPPVSHILTNNVDYIEINEGPFNVEDFGSLSGDVKIHTIKPEEAFAGELNLGLGSWGYQKGAFALSGGTGKVRVLLSGSTETSEQYEDGEGNDFVEQMEEASIPMGTRYQPAYQDMDAYTKKTFMAKLFWDIADNQELRLSYTANRSNDVLYPSSKMDALYDDSDIYNAEYIAKDLSKYSKELNLQVYQSEVDHPMTTRYRVMADSNASASMKDGIWDSNKAMTSHLTTKMQGAKLKNSFDMDNHTITAGLDYSKRNWDGRYYMDNNPMMTFPKSIDDADTKNMGVFIKDKIALDKFEVDMALRYDDTEITNNNTAQQDNSYNELTGYIFGTYQANESTKYFAGVGRSSRVPDARELYFISSKGKVIGTDNLQNTVNDEFDIGAEKQYENATVKIKAFYSRLDNFIAYSDISKSFENLDATIYGFELSGSYIATDALYFDYGMAYQRGKKEDVTTTQPDSDMPEIPPFKFNAAVNYDYDDTLKLKAEVIASDTWSDYDFDNGEQELDAYAVVNLKGTKEFGKNFELTVGVDNVLDKTYAVSNTYKDLTLLSTGTTGDVMLLNEPGRYFYTNIKYKF, from the coding sequence ATGAAAAAGGGAATTTACCTCTCTTTGGCATGTTCATTATGGATGAATGCTGCCGAAGTAGAGCTAGAAACGATAAACGTAGCTACGAAAGTAGATACAGAAGTGGTTAAAGATGTTAGTGGAGAAGATATAAAATCAGCAGATTTGGCAGAAGCACTGTTCAAACAGTCAGCAAGTGTTTCACTTGGAAGAAGGTCAGGTATTGCAAATGATATTATTTTAAGGGGACAAAAAAAAGACAATATCAACATAACGATAGACGGAGCGAAAGTCTATGGTGCTTGTCCAAATAGAATGGATCCTCCAGTTTCTCATATTTTGACGAACAATGTGGATTATATTGAGATCAATGAAGGTCCGTTTAATGTCGAAGATTTTGGTTCACTCAGTGGGGATGTGAAGATTCATACCATTAAACCAGAAGAAGCGTTTGCAGGAGAGTTGAACTTAGGTTTAGGAAGCTGGGGATATCAAAAAGGTGCCTTTGCTTTGAGCGGGGGAACAGGCAAAGTAAGAGTTTTACTTTCTGGTTCAACTGAAACAAGTGAACAATATGAAGATGGTGAGGGAAATGACTTTGTAGAGCAGATGGAAGAGGCTTCAATTCCTATGGGCACACGATATCAGCCTGCATACCAAGATATGGATGCGTATACTAAAAAGACATTTATGGCAAAACTTTTCTGGGATATCGCGGACAATCAAGAATTAAGACTGAGCTACACGGCCAACAGAAGTAATGATGTACTTTATCCCTCTTCTAAAATGGATGCTTTGTATGATGATTCAGATATTTATAATGCAGAATATATAGCTAAAGATCTTAGTAAGTACTCGAAAGAGTTGAACTTACAAGTTTATCAGTCTGAGGTAGATCACCCTATGACCACCAGATATAGAGTTATGGCTGATTCAAATGCCTCTGCAAGTATGAAAGATGGTATTTGGGATTCAAATAAGGCTATGACATCCCACTTGACCACTAAGATGCAGGGTGCAAAACTGAAAAACAGTTTTGACATGGATAACCATACCATTACAGCCGGATTAGATTATAGTAAAAGAAACTGGGATGGTAGATACTATATGGATAATAATCCGATGATGACATTCCCAAAAAGTATTGATGATGCAGATACCAAGAATATGGGTGTTTTCATCAAAGATAAAATAGCATTAGATAAATTTGAAGTAGATATGGCACTTCGTTATGATGATACAGAAATTACAAATAATAACACTGCGCAACAAGACAATAGCTATAATGAATTAACTGGTTATATATTTGGAACATACCAGGCAAATGAGAGTACAAAATATTTTGCTGGAGTGGGTAGATCATCTAGAGTGCCTGATGCCAGAGAACTTTACTTCATAAGCAGCAAAGGAAAGGTTATTGGAACAGATAACTTACAAAATACAGTGAATGATGAGTTTGATATAGGGGCAGAAAAACAATATGAAAATGCAACGGTTAAAATAAAAGCATTCTATTCTAGACTAGACAATTTCATTGCCTATAGTGATATCTCGAAAAGTTTTGAAAATCTAGATGCAACTATCTACGGTTTTGAACTCAGCGGTAGCTATATAGCAACAGATGCACTCTATTTTGATTACGGTATGGCGTATCAAAGAGGCAAGAAAGAAGATGTAACAACAACTCAGCCTGATAGTGACATGCCAGAAATACCACCATTTAAATTCAATGCTGCTGTGAACTATGATTATGATGATACATTGAAGCTAAAAGCAGAAGTGATCGCTTCAGACACTTGGTCTGATTATGACTTTGATAATGGTGAACAAGAATTGGATGCCTATGCAGTAGTGAATTTGAAAGGAACTAAAGAATTTGGTAAAAACTTTGAACTTACTGTAGGGGTAGATAATGTACTTGACAAAACCTATGCAGTATCGAACACTTACAAAGACTTAACGCTACTTTCTACAGGTACAACAGGTGATGTGATGCTACTGAATGAACCTGGACGTTATTTTTATACGAACATAAAATACAAATTTTAA
- the acpP gene encoding acyl carrier protein — translation MALFDDVKEVVVEQLNVSPDEVKEESKFVEDLGADSLDVVELVMALEEKFDIEIPDDQAEAIATVADAIKFIENV, via the coding sequence ATGGCATTATTTGATGATGTAAAAGAAGTAGTTGTTGAACAACTAAACGTGAGCCCGGATGAGGTAAAAGAAGAGTCAAAATTCGTAGAAGATCTTGGGGCTGATAGTCTTGATGTTGTTGAATTGGTAATGGCACTTGAAGAGAAATTCGATATCGAAATTCCTGATGATCAAGCAGAAGCAATTGCAACTGTAGCTGACGCTATCAAATTTATCGAAAACGTATAA
- a CDS encoding beta-ketoacyl-ACP synthase II, giving the protein MKRVVVTGLGMINSLGLDKESAFSAIVEGKCGIKNIELFDTEKHSVSIAGEITDFDPLTVLDAKEAKKADRFIQLGLKAALEAMEDAKLPEDVDMERFGVASASGIGGLPNIEKNSVVCATRGPRRISPFFIPSSLVNMLGGFISIYQGLKGPNLSSVTACAAGTHAIGEAAKSIMVGTADKMLVVGAESAICEVGIGGFAAMKALSTRNDDPQTASRPFDTDRDGFVMGEGAAALVLETYEDAVARGATIYGELIGFGESGDANHITTPTMDGPLRAMKGAYKMAGEPKVDYVNAHGTSTPINDKNETAALKELFGGKENCPPVSSIKGQVGHCLGAAGAIEAVVSLMAMRDGVLPPTINYTTPDENCDLDYVPNEARKADVNIVMSNSFGFGGTNGVVIFKKI; this is encoded by the coding sequence GTGAAAAGAGTTGTAGTTACAGGTTTAGGAATGATAAATTCTCTAGGACTAGATAAAGAAAGTGCATTTTCAGCGATCGTAGAAGGGAAATGCGGTATCAAGAATATCGAGTTATTTGATACAGAAAAGCATTCTGTGAGCATCGCTGGTGAAATAACAGACTTTGACCCACTCACTGTGCTTGATGCAAAAGAAGCAAAGAAAGCAGACAGATTTATACAGCTTGGTCTTAAAGCTGCTTTGGAAGCTATGGAAGATGCTAAACTTCCGGAAGATGTAGATATGGAAAGATTCGGTGTGGCTTCTGCTTCAGGAATTGGTGGATTACCAAATATCGAAAAAAACTCAGTGGTATGTGCTACAAGAGGACCAAGAAGAATTTCTCCGTTCTTCATTCCTTCTTCTCTTGTCAATATGCTGGGTGGATTTATCTCTATTTATCAAGGACTTAAAGGTCCAAACCTTTCTTCAGTAACTGCTTGTGCTGCAGGTACACATGCTATTGGTGAGGCTGCAAAGTCCATTATGGTTGGTACTGCAGATAAAATGTTGGTCGTTGGTGCAGAATCTGCTATTTGTGAAGTAGGTATTGGTGGATTTGCTGCAATGAAAGCACTTTCTACAAGAAATGATGATCCTCAAACTGCGTCTAGACCATTTGATACTGATCGTGATGGTTTTGTAATGGGTGAAGGTGCAGCAGCACTGGTATTAGAGACTTATGAAGATGCTGTTGCAAGAGGTGCAACGATCTATGGTGAACTGATCGGATTTGGTGAAAGTGGTGATGCAAATCATATTACTACACCGACTATGGATGGGCCTCTTCGAGCGATGAAGGGTGCTTATAAGATGGCAGGTGAGCCAAAAGTAGACTATGTCAATGCACATGGTACATCCACACCGATCAATGATAAAAATGAAACAGCAGCGCTTAAAGAATTGTTTGGTGGTAAAGAGAATTGTCCTCCGGTAAGTTCTATCAAGGGTCAAGTGGGTCACTGTCTTGGTGCTGCAGGTGCTATAGAAGCAGTAGTATCTCTTATGGCTATGAGAGATGGCGTACTTCCTCCGACGATCAATTATACAACGCCGGATGAAAACTGTGATTTGGATTATGTACCTAATGAAGCGAGAAAAGCAGATGTAAATATTGTTATGAGTAATTCATTTGGTTTTGGTGGGACAAACGGCGTAGTTATCTTTAAGAAAATATAA
- a CDS encoding energy transducer TonB has product MISLFFYAQNRYLVSTKNTEERTTQLCLCSFQSEVVTSVEQVEQEKIEEVKEIEKPIVEEEPIVDEKPVVEPEIIKEPIPEEEPEVKKELIPEPVVQKVIPKPIVKEVKKKSKTKAKKKVRKKTAKKKKRSQKASSRGSNISPAQKNQFLANIRAKINKHKSYPRIAQKRGMQGTVKVEFTILSDGNVGNISVSGPKVFHRSARNAVESAFPVNVKNAPISLPKSINITLRYQLR; this is encoded by the coding sequence ATGATAAGTTTGTTCTTTTATGCACAAAATCGTTATCTTGTGTCAACAAAAAACACAGAAGAGAGAACGACGCAGCTTTGTCTGTGTTCTTTTCAATCTGAAGTTGTTACTTCCGTAGAACAGGTGGAGCAAGAGAAGATAGAAGAGGTAAAAGAGATAGAGAAACCTATCGTTGAAGAAGAACCTATCGTTGATGAAAAGCCTGTTGTTGAACCTGAGATCATTAAAGAACCTATCCCAGAAGAAGAGCCTGAAGTCAAAAAAGAACTTATTCCTGAACCTGTAGTACAAAAAGTGATACCTAAACCGATCGTAAAGGAAGTCAAGAAAAAGTCAAAAACCAAAGCTAAGAAAAAAGTTAGAAAGAAAACTGCTAAGAAAAAGAAACGAAGCCAAAAAGCATCTTCCAGAGGATCAAACATCAGTCCTGCTCAAAAAAATCAATTTCTTGCAAATATCAGGGCTAAAATAAATAAGCACAAGTCTTATCCTCGTATTGCACAAAAAAGAGGTATGCAAGGTACGGTCAAGGTTGAATTCACTATTTTGAGCGATGGAAATGTAGGAAATATCTCTGTAAGTGGACCTAAAGTATTTCACCGGTCTGCACGCAATGCTGTTGAAAGTGCTTTCCCCGTCAATGTGAAAAATGCACCTATTTCACTACCAAAGAGTATTAATATCACACTTCGCTATCAACTTAGATAA